The nucleotide window CTGCATGGGCAACGCGAGCGAGATGACCTCTCCGATGAAGCGATCGAGCCTGATTTCCTGCCCGCGGAACCAACCCGTCTCCGCCTCGTCGCCCAGGTACACGCCATCGCTGGAGAGAGCTTCGGCGCCCTCGGGATCTGCAGGAACTCTGGCTCCGGCGGGCTCCAGCACGAGGCGGAAGGGCTCGCGGACCGGCGCACGATAGCGGCGGAGGCATCGGCTGCATCCGAGCTCGACCTCGCCGCGCACGCTCCCCTCGACCAGCACGTCCGCCGCCGCCCGATACGCCCGCCCCTCGATCGCGAGCGCCTCGCTCAGCCCCTCCCGCGGCGCCGCACCCCCCGCAAACCGCTCCCGAAACCACTGCGGCGTGGCCGTGAACTGAAACGCGACGGGCGTCTCGGTCAGCGAATCGATGGCGAGCTTCATGGCGGTTCTACCTAGCTACCTGCTCGAAACGAAGGTGAGCGGACCAACCCCGATCCCCAGCAAGCCGACCGAGCGAGCGACAGCTCGCTCAGTCGGCGCGCAGCGAGGCGGTCAACTCGTGATGCCACGATTCACCCAAACAGAGCCGAGCGAAGCCCACGAAGAACTGGATCCCCGACGAGGATTCGAACCTCGACTAGCAGAGTCAGAATCTGCGGTCCTACCGTTAGACGATCGGGGAACAGGCGGCGCAGAATAAGCCTTCGGAACGACCGCGCGAGGGGCTTTAGGCTGGCTTTCTCGCGCTCACGACCCAGATCGCGCTGCCCAGCTCCACCTTGCCCCCTCGCGCGTGAGGCGCGATGGCGGCTTTGATCGCCTCGGTGCACTTCGCGCGCAGCTCGTCGCCGCCGCCGGCTTCGCGGATGGCGCGGCTCGCGGGGCCGAGGTCCGTGAGGAATGCCGCAGCCTCGTCGACTCCGCCGAAGGCCATCGGCAGCGACTCGCTGCGGAGCTCGATCTCGCGAAGGCCCGCTTCGCCGAGGATCCCGCGCACGCGCTCGGGGTCGCCGAACGCGAAGGGACCGGGCGCGCCGGGCGGAGGAGGCGGCGGCAGCGTGAGCACGCCAGCCAGCGCGCTCATCGGCGCCGCGACCCAGAGGTTATGCGCCACGGGCTGCCAGCACGCGAACACGACGCGCCCGCCGGGCCGCAGCGCGCGCGCGAGGTTCGTGAAGGCCGCGCCAGGCGCCTCGAAGAACATCACGCCGAAGCGCGAGAAGAGCGCGTCGAAGGCGCCCGCCGCAAGCGCGTGCGTCTGCGCGTCGGCGAGCTCGAACGTGGTACTGGTCAGGCCCGCAGCCGCCGCGCGCTCGCGGGCCCGCGCGAGCATCGGGGCGGAGATGTCGACGCCGAGCACGCGCCCGCTCGCGCCGACCGCGCGCGCGATCGCGAGCGCGGTGTCGCCGCAGCCGCAGCCGACATCGAGCACACGCTCGCCCGGCTGCGCCGCGAGCACGCGCAGCGCGCGCTCGCCGTGCGCGCCGATCTGCACATCCATGCGCTCCTGCATCGCGACCCAGATGGGGCCCGCCTGCTCGTTCCAGTAGGCGCGTTGCTCAGCGTTCGTCTCGGCCATGTCCCCTCCGCGCTCGGCGCGAAGGCGCGACGGTAACTGCGCGGGCGCCGCGATGTCGCTCTCGCGACCGCGCGCTCAGCCTCGACTTCGCTGCCGGCGTTCGCGCTCGAGCTTCTCGAGCATCCGCTGTGCGCCGCCAGAGAGATCGCGAACTGCGAGAAACCGGAAGATCGCCTCGGCGCGTTCGCTTTGTCCGCGGGCGGCGAAGGCGATGCCCAGCTCGCGCGCCAGATCGAGATCGCGTGCGGCGGGGCCCGCTTGCGCCGCGTGCGCCGCGAGCAGCTCGTCGTCGCCGAGTCGAGCCGCGTGGATCGCGAGGAGCATGTGCAGCCGGCTCTCGTCGCCCTGGCCGTCTTCGAGACCGCTCTGAAAACAGTCGAGCGCGCGCTCGTACTCGCGAACGGACTCCCAGGCGCGTCCGCACGCCTCGTACGCGCGTGTGCTCCGGCCTCCCGCGTCGAGGCCAGCACGCGCGAGCGCTTCGAGCTCCTCGATGGGCGCTCCGATCGCGCGCTTCACAAACAACGCGAAGTGGGCCTCGGGCAGCGCAGGGTCGAGCGCGCGCGCGCGCTCGAAGGCCGCGACCGCGCCCCGGAGATCTCCGTTCACACGCCTCGCTTCACCGAGCAAAGCCTGCGCGCTCGGGTTGCTCGGAGCGCGCTGTGCCGCCGCCTCGGCGACGGCGAGCGCCTCGGCGCTGCGCCCGCGCAGCGCGTGGATGCGCCAGAGGTTCTGCGCGAGCACGATGCTGTTCGGCAGCTTCGCGAGCCCGAGCCTCGCCACCTGTTCGGCTTCTTCGAGGCGTCCGAGGGAGAGGAGTCCGGTCGAAGCGAGCTCGAGCTCCGCGTACTGCACCACATCCTTCGGGTCCGGAGCGTTCGCGCTCTCGGACGCTTCGGCCGCACGCGGAACGACGTAGCCGAGCGCCTCGATTTGCGCGCGCGTCTCGGCGTCGAGCGGGGCTGCGACGCTCGCCTTGGCCTCGCTCATCAGGTCGGAGATCTGCCTTCGCGCCTCGGCGACTCGCTCGAGCTGCGCTGGGTCCTGCGTCGGCAGCAGGTTTCGCTGCTCGCGCGGGTCGACGTCGAGCGCGTAGAGCTCGGGGCGCGGCGCTTCGATGAAGCGGAAGCGCGCCGTCCGAATCGCGTGCAGCGGCGCCCAGCCGTGATCGAGCTGACCCGCGAGCGCCTCGGAGTACGCCCAGCCCGCCCCGCCGCTCTCGCTGCGCGCCAACTGCAGGAGGTCGCCCACCTGCGCGCGCGGCAGCGGCGCGAGGCCCGCGCGCGCGAGCAGCGTTTGCGCCGCCCCCGCGTTGGAGACGACTTCGTCGACGCGTACGCCCGCCGGCACGCCGGGGCCCGCGAGAATGAACGGCACGTGCGTGACGCCTTCGTACACGAGATACGAGTGCGTTCCCTCACCGTGCTCGCCCAGACTCTCGCCATGGTCAGACGTGATGAGAACGACCGTGTTCTCGAAACGCTTCGACCCTCGCAGCGCATCGAGCAGCCTTCCGACCTGCGCATCTACGAATGCGATCTCGCCCGAGTACGGGTCTCCCGCGTGCCGCGACGCGAACGGCTCCGGCGGCGAGTACGTGAAGTGCGGGTCGTAGTAGTGCACCCAAGCGAAGAACGGCCGGTCGATCTGCGCCAGCCACGCAATCGCTTTGTCCGAGACTTCGTTCCCCGGCAACTCGTACGTCCCGCCCGAAACGGCGCTTCGCCGAGACATGTGGTCGTCGTAGACGTCAAAGCCGCGATCGAGACCGAACATGCCGTCGAGCACGGCGGCGGCCACGAACGCGCCGGTGGCGTAGCCAACCGCCTGAAAGCGCTGGGCAACCGTTTCGGCGTCGGGTGCGAGCTTGTGGACGCCGTTGTGCCGCACGCCGTGCGCCGGCGGATACACCCCTGTCAGGATCGAGGTGTGCGAGGGCAGCGTCGTGGGAACGGTCGCGATCGCATTCGTGAAGGAGGTTCCCGAAGCGGCGAGCTGATCGAGCGCGGGAGTGAGGCTCGTGCGTTCGCCGCGCGGGCCGACGTGATCCGCGCGCAGCGTGTCGATCGTGATGAGCAGAACGTTCGGCGCGCCGTCGCGCGGCCGCGCGACTTCGATCTGATTGCAGCCCGCCAGCGCGATGAGCGCCGCGACGCGAATCGCGCGGCGCCAGCGGGCGCGCGCGTGAGCGGTCTCGAGCCGCCGGCCTCTCTCCATGAAGCACCGCTTCGGTGCGTTGCGGCGCGGAGTTGAGAGCCCGACTGCGCGTCAGTGAGAGGTCGAGAGCAGGCCCGCCGCGATCGCGGCGAGCGAGATCGCGGGCGCGAACCCGAACGGCGCGGCTTCGCGCCGGAACAACAGCGGCGCGAGCCCGAACGCGAGGCCGATCAGCGCGGCGAGAACGATGCTGTAGAGCACGCCGATCGGCCCGAGGAACGCGCCGACGGCTGCCATCAACTTCACGTCGCCGAAGCCGAGGCCCGGGAACCAGGTCCAGTAGTCGAGCGATGCGGGCTTCGGCAGCACTTCGCCATCGCCGGGCCAGTGCTCGAACTTCCGCCCGAGGGCGACGGATACGCGCGCATGCGCGAATCCGACGAGCCAGAGGAAGCCGCCGCCGAGCGCGGCGCCCAAGCCGGAATGCACGAGCGCGTCCGTGTACGCCGCGCCGAGCTGCCAGTGTGCGAGCGGAACGGCACCGAGGCCGAGCGCGAGGCCGCCGAGCGAGATCGAGTCGGGGATCCAGCGCTCGTCGAAGTCGATGCCCGCCGCGACGACGAGGCCGGAGCCGAACATCCACCAGAGTGGCGTCAACCACGTCGCGCCGTAGCGCCACGCGATCAGCACGAACAGCGCGCCCGTCGCGAGCTCGACGAGCGGATAGCGGGGCGAGATTGCGGCGCTGCACTTTCGGCAGCGCCCGCGCAGCGCGAGCCACGACAACACCGGCACGTTGTCGAGCGCCGTGATCTCGTGCTTGCACGAGGGGCAGCGCGAGCGCGGGCGCACGACGGATTCGCCGCGCGGCACGCGATGGATCACCACGTTCAGGAACGAGCCGACCAGCAGGCCGAGCAGGCCGACGAGCGCGAAGCCCGCCGGCAGAAGCGTCGCGGTGGAGCTCGGAGGCATCTCGCGCGCGAAGCTATCGGAAGTCGCGCCGCTCGAACGTCATCACCGCGACGAGCAGGAAGCCGAACACCCAAGCGAGGCCCATCACCGCGGCCCACGCCGTCTCGGTGGGAGGAATCGGCAGCTGGTGCGCCGCCTCGATCGTGCGGTTGAACGCCTCGAGGTCGGGCAGCAGGCGCTTCACCCACAGCGAGAAGGTTTGTGTCGCCTCCGAGCTCGACGCTCTCCCGATCGCGTAGAGGTCGCGCGTCATGTGGCCGATCAGATAGATGCCGAGCGAGTAACAACCCGCGAGGAACGGCGTGGCGAACGACGAGAACATCGTCGCGAAGGCCACCACCACGGCGAACTCGATCGCGATCAGACCGAGCGCAGTCGCGTGGCCGGAGTCGAGCGGCGCGCTCGACGCGAGCGACATGCCGACGAACCACACGATCATCACCGCGAGCAGCATCCAGAGCGTGGCGACCAGGCCGAGGTACTTGCCCGCGATGAAGGCGCTGCGATCCACCGGCTTCGAGAGGATCGTGAAGATCGTGCGGCGGTCGACCTCGCGGTGCACCAGGCCGACGCCGACGAAGATCGCGATCGCGGCGCCGAAGAAGCGGATCGCGGCGAAGCTCACGTCTTGCAGGATGCGATCGCGCTCGACGTACGAGAGCGTCGAGAGCGCCGCGCTGGTGCCGATCAGCAGCAGCGCGAAAAAGAGCAGCACGTAGAGCACCTTGCTGCGAATCGCGTCGCGCCAGGTGTTGCCCGCGATCGCGAGCGTCGCGCTCAGCCACCTCATTTCGCGCCTCCCGGGATCTTGCCGGCCACGGCGTCGAGGAACAGCGACTCGAGATCCGCGCGCACGGGCTCCAGCTCTTCGAGGATCGCACCGCGCGCGAGCGCGACCTGCACGAGCTCGCTCACGTGCTTGTGCGCGACGCGCAGCGTGACGCGCTCGCCGCGGCCCGAGAGCTTCGCCTCGAAGCGCGACTCCGCCTCCTCCGCGAGCTCGGGCGAGAGCGCGGAGAAAGTCGCCTCGACCTCGCGCTCGCCGCTCGGCAGCGCGCCGTCGAGGACGCCCTGATAAGCGATGCGGCCCTGCACGATGATCGCGACGCGATCGCACAGCGACTCCACGTCCGAGAGGATGTGCGTGTTCATGAAGATCGTCTTGCCGCCGGCGGAGAGCTGCGCGACGAGGTCGCGGATCTCCTTGCGGCCGACGGGATCGAGCCCGCTCATCGGCTCGTCGAGGAACACGACGCTCGGATCGTGCACGATCGCCTGCGCGATGCCGATGCGCTGGAGCATGCCCTTCGAGTACGTGCGCAGCCGCGCGTCGGCGGCATGCGCGAGGCCGACCTGCGCGAGCACTTCGCGCACGCGCTCGCGGCGGCGCTGCGCCGGCACCGCGCACAGCTTCGCGTAGAAGTCGAGAATCTCGGCGCCGGTCAGGAAGTCGTAGAAGTACGGCGCCTCGGGTGCGAAGCCGATGTGCTCGCGGAAGGCGGTCTCGCGCACGTCGTGGCCGAGAATGCTCGCCTCGCCCGCCGTCGCGCGAATCAGACCCATCAGGATCTTCAGCGTCGTGGTCTTGCCGGCGCCGTTCGGTCCGATGAAGCCGAACAGCTCGCCGCGCTTCACCTCGAGATCGATGCCGTGCAGCACGCGCTTCTTGCGCAAGCCGAGGCCCGGCCGGAAGTCCTTAACGAGTCCGGAAACCCGGACGACCGTCTCCCGCTCCATCCCCTCTGCCCCTCACTTCGCCGACTCGCGCTCGCGCGCGAGCGTTCCCCTGAGCCGGTAGCGGTATCGGATGCCCGCCGAAACGATTTCACCGGTTTCTTCGCTGATCTCCCAGCCGCTCTCATAGGGATCCGCGGGCAGATTGCGAAGCACTCGCCCGGAGACGAGATCGTCCACCCGCGAGATGTCGCGCTTGAAGATCCGCACGTACTCCGCGCGAGCCGCGTCGAGGAACCTCGCGCGACGCTCGGTCTCGATCTCTTGGAGCGCCGCGGTGTAGTGCAAGCGCTCGCGCTCTTCCGTCGCGTTCTCGAGCAGCTCCTGCACGAACGCCGCCGCGGCGTCCAGCCCGGCGCCCTGCGACTCGAGGCGCGCCGCGAGGCGCCCGAGGTACGGCGGCGCATCTTCGAGCGCGACCGCTCGCTTCAGCGCGGCGGCCGCAGCGGCCTGGTCGTCGAGGTAGTAGAAGTGGTTGAAGCCGAGATAGAAGTAGTGCCGCCAGTCGTCCGGATGAATCATGATCGCGCGCTCGAGCAGCTCGTTGCCCTTGCGCACGGCGTCATCGTCGTCGATCAGCCACACCGCGGCGAAGCGATAGGCGTGGTCGACGTAGGGATCGAGGGTCGTCACGACGTCGATCAGCGCGCCGAGCGTGCCGTTCCGGCCCGAAGCTCCGTGCTCGCTGCCGACGATCTGTACGGCGCGGAGCCAGTAGAGATCGGCGAGCGCGGCGTGGAAGCCGAAGGCGGTCGCCCGCGCGGTCTGCGGATCGGGAACGAATTCGTCCCCACTCGCTTGCTGGGGGTCGTCCGGGAGTTTCGCGTCAGAGAGTGCGATCGCGGCGGCGGCCGCGACGCCGAGTGCGCAGCGGAGAAGAAACACCGGAGCGCGTCTCAGTAGTCGTCTGTGGGGCCGAGCTTCGGCCAGACCGCGACCTGGTCGTAAATCGGGTTGCCTCCGCCGTCGAGAGGCGGGAACCAGCCCGTGATGTTGGTCGGGCACGGCGCGCCGGTGGCGTTGTCGGCATGGAAGTAACCGATGCCGCCGGGCCACAGATCGCCATCGAGGTTCGAGTAGGCGACGATCGTGAAGCACGTCGTGCACGGGCACTCGGCGTTGGAGTCGAAGTCGTAGCGGTATCGAACGTCGCCCTCGGGTCTCCACCCGAGCTGAGAGAAGGCGGCCGTCGATCCCGGGGTCCACGCCGTCGGAATCGGATTGATCGGGGGCGGCGGCCAACCGGCGCCCGGGACCGTGGGAACGTTGCCGGTTTCGCCAAAGAACGCCTTGGCGGTCTTCGAGAGCGCCTCGAGGTTCGTCAGTCCTTCGGCGCGCTTCGCGCGCAGCTGCTGCCCGCGCAGAATCGGGATTGCGACCGTCGCCAGGGTGCCGATCACGGCCACCACGACAATCAGCTCGATCAGCGTGAAACCGCGATCTCTCCGCATCTTCATCGCCTCCCCTCTCATCGCTCGAGCCCCCGCGCGCCGATCGGCGCTGCGGGAGGAAGGAAGCCTGGGGACCGGAGCAAGCTCCGATCCCCAGGCGGGCACTAAGCGCGAACTAGAACACGTTGTTCGCTTCGCACACCGAGACCTGACCCTGCGCAGAAGCGGCGCAGAGCGGGCCCGGGCCAGCCATCGTCGCACCCGGGTTCGCGACGTCCTTGCCGACGATCCACTCAGCCGTGGTGCCGTCGAAGTCGATGTCCGACGTCGCCGTCGCCAGGTAGTCCGTGGTCGCGCCCGACACGACGTCGTACACGAAGTACACGTTGCCTTCGGGTGCCCAGCCGATCGTGTCGAAGCCGAGCGCCGGCAGCGTCCACGTCACCTTCTGGTTGTCCGGTGCCGGGCGGGGATGAGCGACCGCGCCGACGTACGTATCCAGCTCGGCCGCGTAGCTCTCCTCGGCGGTGCGGATACCGGCGAGGTTCGTCTTGCCCTCGCTCGTCTTCGAGCGGAGCTGGAACTGCAGGAAGTTCGGGATGGCGATCGCCGCCAGGATCCCGATGATGGCCACCACGATCATCAGCTCGATGAGCGTGAAGCCACCCTTGCGCGAGTGAAGCTTTCGCATTTGGGGTAGTTCTCACTTTGCGTCCGAGGAGGCTTCACACGGCGACTTGCCGGGATCGACTTCGCTCGGATTGGCGTTGCGCGGGACCGGAGCAACCGACGTGCCAGCGGTTCTGCGTGACGCATGGCATCGGCAGGCGAGTGCCGCAGCTGTAGGCGCGATCACTCGATCGGGCGCTGCGGCCGGCGACGCCGCGACTGCTGTGTTTGCGCGCACAGTGACGCGCGCCGGCGGCAGGGTGACGAAACGCGGCGCTCGAGGCGGGGCGGAATCGCGAGTGCCCGCGGCAACCGTGTGCGCCAGAGACACGAACGGGGCCAGAGCGTGAGCCCCGGCCCCGCCTCGGGACGCGCTGCACGATCGGGCGCGCCCCGCGAGCCTCCTCTCAGTACACGTTGTTCGGCGTGCAGAGCGCGACTTGGCCCGGCCCCCCGCAGCCGCCCGGAGGAACACCGTTCGTCGACTGACCTACGTCGAAGATGCGGGTGTTGTTGTCGTCGTCGAGATCGCTCTTCGCCGTCGCGAGGAACATGTTCGCGCCAGTGACGACGGTGTAGTTGAAGCGAACCTCTCCTTCGGGCGAGAAGCCGAGCTGGTCGAAGCCCGGTGCGATGGCGGGCCACGGAGCCGTCGTTCCGCCGAGAGCAGCGTCCGCCCGAGGCAACACGGCCGCGGCCACGTAGACATCGGCGGCGGCGCGGTAGGTCTCCTCCGCGGCGCGGATCGCGGCGAGATTCATCGCGCCCTCCGCGGTTTTCGAGCGGAGTTGGAACTGGAGGAAGCTCGGAATCGCGATCGCCGCGAGAGTCCCGACGATGGCGACGACGATCATCAGCTCGATCAGCGTGAAGCCTCCCGCCTGGTCGTGTCGGCGCATGGCGAGCCATCCCTACTGGTTGAGAGTCGACTCCCGAGGAGCAACTCGCGTGCCGACCGCTCAGCGATGCGCAGCTGCAGCGCGCGACCGCGCGCAGCGGCTCTCGCCTTCGCGGTCCTCCGCTCCGTTCGATCGCGCTCTTGCAGTGACGATTTCGGTCGCAGCGGCGCTTTCGCCGCCAAAACGTGGCCGCTAGCGTGCGCGCCCTTCGCTCCCTTCGTCTAGTGGCCTAGGACGTGGCCCTCTCAAGGCCGAAACATGGGTTCGACTCCCATAGGGAGCGCCACCACCGGCGCGCGGGCGGCCAAAGGGGATCAGCGGCGGCCGCGCGCCGCCCGCCGCATCCGCCAAGCACGAGGCTCGCGACAACGACATGGCCGACTTCGCGTTCGCTTTCCTTGATTGCGAGTTCGGCGGCCTCGACCCCGAGCTGCACGACATCACCGAGATTGGCGTGATCTTGACGGACGACCGCCTCGCCGAGTCGGTGGAGCGCGAGTGGAAGGTGATCGCGCGCGCCGAGCGCATCACGCCGTCCTCGATCGAGATCTCCGGCTACGACGCTGCCGTGTGGGCGAAGGAGGCGGTGCCGGTCCGCCAGGCGCTGACGGAGCTCGCCGCGATGCTGCCCAAGAACTGCAAGATCGTTCCAGCAGGTCAGAACGTGCGCATGGATGTCGCGTTTCTCGAGCGCGCGTACAAGAACTGCGGGATCGCGTGGCCGTTCGACTACCACGTGATCGATCTCGCGACGCTCTTCTACGCCTGGTCGCTCGTGGCGGGAGAGAAGGTGGAGGCGCTCTCACTGCGGCAGGCCGCGACCCGCGCGGGGCTCGCGCAGAACAAGGTCGCTCACCGCGCGCTCGCGGACGCACGCCTCACGCTCGAGACGTTCCGGCACTACGTCGGCCGGCTCTCGCTGCGCGAGCTGCGCGAAGAGGCGCCGCTACCGCTCTGAGGTCCGCTCGGCTCGCTGGTCGCGTAGCTGCGCCACTTCGCGACGGCGCTGCGGTCGATCCAGCCGAGCAGCGCGACTGCCACGCGCGCGAACAGGCTGCCCGGCGCGAACACGAGCGCGGAGCCGAAGTCGAGCAGCACGGGCGCGCCGTCCTCGCCCACGAGCACGTTGCCCTGGTGGCGCAGATCGAGGTGCACGACTCCGCACGCGTGCATCTCGGCGACCGCGGCTTCGAGCCGCGCGAAGAACTCCGGCGGCGTCTCGCGCGCGACGCTGCGCGAGAGCTTTGCGCCCGCGCGGTGCTCCACCGCGAACGCGAGCGCGTCGACGGCCCCGACGTAGCGCGGCACCGCCGCGTGCCCCGCCAGCGCGCGCCACGCCCGCTGCTCGCGGCGCGTGATCCAGCGCCCGAGCGTCGCGCGCACGAGCGCGCTGCGCGGCGCGAAGTCCTTCACCACGGCCCGCGCGCCCCCGAGCTCCCATGACGACACGTCGGGGTTCGCGAAGCCGCCGCGGCTCAGCAGCTGCGCGCTCGCGAGCTCGGCGCGCGTCGGGGCGCGCGGCGGAAGCGCGGGCTGCATCGGCATGGCGCGCATTCTCGGCGCACTGAGCGCGCGCCGCGACCTCGGGCCGCCGCTCGCTAGTGGTCGCGCTTTCGCCGCGACGGGTCGCCGTACTGCTCCTGCACCAGCGCCCACAAATCCTCGCGCAGCTCCTCGCGAAACTCGGGGCGCGCGTCATTCGGGTAGAGGTCGCCCTCGAGGAAGTCGGCCAGCTCCTCGGTCGTGAACTCCGCCGCGATCTCTCGCGCCGCGCCCGGGCGTCGGCTGCGAAGGCGAGAGAAGCGCTCGCTGATGCGCGCGAAGAGCGCCCACCTCATTCATCGCCCCCCTCGATCTCGGCCGCGTCGAACAACATGCGCTTGGCGCGATACAGCCCGGAACGAACTGCGTCGGCCGAGCGCTGCGTCCGGCGCGAGATCTCTTCGATCGTCAAGTCTTCGAGATGACGTAACCGAAACGCATCGAGCTGACAGGGAGCGAGCGTCCCCATGCGCCGCTCGATCTCGGCGCTGAGCCGCTCTTCGCGCACTCGCTCCTCCGGCGTGAACGTCCACTCGGGCGAAGCCGGCAGCACCGCAACGCCGCGCAGCATCCGCTCCTCCTTCGCGCTCTCTGCCTGCTGACGACGCACGTAGCTGAGCGCCGTGTTGCGAGCGATGCCGTAGATCCACGAAAGCGGCGACGAGCTATCTCCGTACCCCGACGCGGAGCGGAAGACCGCGGTGAACACTTCCTGCGTGAGCTCTTCGGCGTCGGCGCGGCTGCGCACGCGCAGTGCGAGGTAGCTGTAGATGCGAGCGAAGTAGCGGTCGTAGAGCACGTTGAAGTGCGCCTCGCTACCGGCTCTCAGCCCGTCGAACAGCGCTTCGTCGCCGAGGGCCACGAGGCTCTCCGCGCAATCGCTCCGCGCGGCCACGCGCTCACGAGCGCCTGGCTTCCGACCTGCCACGACTCGAGTCCCCCAGGCGAGCCGCGTCCCTGGCGCGGCTCTCCGCGCAGGAAGTGGTACGGGAGGGGCAGAAGTGGCACAGAAAGGTGCAACTCGTGCTCACGGAACGATCTCGTGAGCGTGGGTCGCTACGCGCGCAGCACCTGCTCGAGTCCCGGCGCGGCCTGCGCGATCGCGCGCCGCATGCGGTAGAGGTTGGCCTTCACGGCGTCCTCTGACTTGCCGAGCGCCTCCGCGATCGAGCGAATCGACTGCCGGCGCAGGTGCTTCAGGTGGAAGATTCGGCGCTGAAGCGGAGTCAGGCGGTGCTCGATCGCCTCTTCGCACTGCGGCAGAAGGATGCGCGCCTGGACCTGCTCGTCGGCGGGAGCATCGGGCGACGCGGCGTGGAAGGTCTCGGGATCGATCGACTCCATCCACGGCCGGGCGCCCCTGAAGCGGCGGTTCACCTTGTTGCGCGCAATCCCGAAAATCCAAACGAGCAGGCTGGAGTTGCCCTGGTAGCTGCGCAGCGCGCGAAACACCGTGACGAACACTTCCTGCGTCACGTCCTCCGCCTCGCCGGCGTCGCGCATGCGCTTCAGCGCGAAGCGGTACACGCGCGGGAAGTAGGCCTCGTAGAGCATCTCGAAGTGCGCGCGGCTGCCCGCGAGGATGTGCGCGACGAGCTCACTGTCGCTTTCCCACGCGACGTTGCGTCGGCGGCTCGGGCGCGAAGGCGCAGCGCTCCGCTTCGGGGTCGCGGAGCGATTCGTGGACGAGCTCGGGGAGCGCTCGGGGCTTTCGGAGGTGAACAAGGGGGTACTCCCTGGCGGGTGGGGGCTTCTCTGGGGGGTGGGGACGTCGTCCCGGGGAGATGCGGGAGCAACGGTCGTGCCAGCTGCGCACCATACGCTTCCTGCAAGACCTTTTGCGTGCAATCTCAATGAGCTTGGTGACTGAAACGCACGAACCTGTTCCCTACGCATGACTTTTCGGGTGTGAAACGCCGTTCCGCAGGGAGTGAACGCGCCTTCGTCGTGGGGTGCGCCAGAGCGTCTCACGCGAGAAGCCTCGAGCGCTGTGAGGCAATTCGCAGCGCGAAACGGGTCAGACGCGTGACCGAACCGCCGCCATCGCGGCCAATTAGGGTCTGGCACGAAGTGGCCGCGATCGGCGCTCGGCTAGATGCGGCCCGGCGCGATCCACCAGCGCTCGCCGACGCGCTCCCACTTGTCCTCGCGCACGAGGTCGACGTCGGTCCAGCGCAGCGGGCGGCTGTTGTCGCCGACGAAGCGCGTCGTGACGACGGCCTTGCCCGGCCCGTCGGAGCGCACCTCGACGATCTCGATCGCGAGGGGCCGCAGGCGCTTGAAGTGCGCCCAGCGCAGCTGGCCCGTCATGTTCGCGTAGAAGTCGGCGTACGCAGATTCCGTGCGGAAGTACGCGCCGAGCTTCGGGTCCATGAACGTGTTGCGGTCGTTGAAACGGCGCAGCGCGAGGCGCGAATAGAAGCCGTGCGCGTACGCGAAGAAGTCGGTGAGATCCGCGGCGCTCGTCTCGACGAGGCCCTGACTCAGGTCGGGCCCCGCCGGCTTCGCCACCTCGGGGCCCGGCCGCACCCAGGCGGTCGCCTTGCGCCAAGTCGCGCATCCCGCGAGCGGCGTGAGGCTCAGGGCGATCAGCAGGACTGCGAGTTTCTTCATGTGCGTTTCGCCCTCTTCGCCGCGAGCTGCTCGGCCGCCGCCTGCGCCGCCGCGAGCCGGGCCACCGGCACGCGGAAGGGCGAGCACGACACGTAGTCGAAACCCAGCCGCGCGCAGAAGCGCACGCTCTTGGGATCCCCTCCGTGCTCGCCGCAGATGCCCACCTTGAGATCGCCGCGCACGCGCCGACCGTTCTCGAGACCGATGCGCATCAGCGCGCCAATGCCCTCTTCGTCGACGGATACGAACGGGTCGTCCGTGAGAATTCCGCGGTCGACGTAGTCGGGCAGG belongs to Deltaproteobacteria bacterium and includes:
- a CDS encoding ABC transporter permease, producing MRWLSATLAIAGNTWRDAIRSKVLYVLLFFALLLIGTSAALSTLSYVERDRILQDVSFAAIRFFGAAIAIFVGVGLVHREVDRRTIFTILSKPVDRSAFIAGKYLGLVATLWMLLAVMIVWFVGMSLASSAPLDSGHATALGLIAIEFAVVVAFATMFSSFATPFLAGCYSLGIYLIGHMTRDLYAIGRASSSEATQTFSLWVKRLLPDLEAFNRTIEAAHQLPIPPTETAWAAVMGLAWVFGFLLVAVMTFERRDFR
- a CDS encoding prepilin peptidase; this translates as MPPSSTATLLPAGFALVGLLGLLVGSFLNVVIHRVPRGESVVRPRSRCPSCKHEITALDNVPVLSWLALRGRCRKCSAAISPRYPLVELATGALFVLIAWRYGATWLTPLWWMFGSGLVVAAGIDFDERWIPDSISLGGLALGLGAVPLAHWQLGAAYTDALVHSGLGAALGGGFLWLVGFAHARVSVALGRKFEHWPGDGEVLPKPASLDYWTWFPGLGFGDVKLMAAVGAFLGPIGVLYSIVLAALIGLAFGLAPLLFRREAAPFGFAPAISLAAIAAGLLSTSH
- a CDS encoding DUF177 domain-containing protein, which translates into the protein MKLAIDSLTETPVAFQFTATPQWFRERFAGGAAPREGLSEALAIEGRAYRAAADVLVEGSVRGEVELGCSRCLRRYRAPVREPFRLVLEPAGARVPADPEGAEALSSDGVYLGDEAETGWFRGQEIRLDRFIGEVISLALPMQPLCREECKGLCPRCGVDRNAESCNCAESRPESPFAVLSKLKRPGPAPQS
- a CDS encoding methyltransferase domain-containing protein, with protein sequence MAETNAEQRAYWNEQAGPIWVAMQERMDVQIGAHGERALRVLAAQPGERVLDVGCGCGDTALAIARAVGASGRVLGVDISAPMLARARERAAAAGLTSTTFELADAQTHALAAGAFDALFSRFGVMFFEAPGAAFTNLARALRPGGRVVFACWQPVAHNLWVAAPMSALAGVLTLPPPPPPGAPGPFAFGDPERVRGILGEAGLREIELRSESLPMAFGGVDEAAAFLTDLGPASRAIREAGGGDELRAKCTEAIKAAIAPHARGGKVELGSAIWVVSARKPA
- a CDS encoding sulfatase-like hydrolase/transferase, which gives rise to MERGRRLETAHARARWRRAIRVAALIALAGCNQIEVARPRDGAPNVLLITIDTLRADHVGPRGERTSLTPALDQLAASGTSFTNAIATVPTTLPSHTSILTGVYPPAHGVRHNGVHKLAPDAETVAQRFQAVGYATGAFVAAAVLDGMFGLDRGFDVYDDHMSRRSAVSGGTYELPGNEVSDKAIAWLAQIDRPFFAWVHYYDPHFTYSPPEPFASRHAGDPYSGEIAFVDAQVGRLLDALRGSKRFENTVVLITSDHGESLGEHGEGTHSYLVYEGVTHVPFILAGPGVPAGVRVDEVVSNAGAAQTLLARAGLAPLPRAQVGDLLQLARSESGGAGWAYSEALAGQLDHGWAPLHAIRTARFRFIEAPRPELYALDVDPREQRNLLPTQDPAQLERVAEARRQISDLMSEAKASVAAPLDAETRAQIEALGYVVPRAAEASESANAPDPKDVVQYAELELASTGLLSLGRLEEAEQVARLGLAKLPNSIVLAQNLWRIHALRGRSAEALAVAEAAAQRAPSNPSAQALLGEARRVNGDLRGAVAAFERARALDPALPEAHFALFVKRAIGAPIEELEALARAGLDAGGRSTRAYEACGRAWESVREYERALDCFQSGLEDGQGDESRLHMLLAIHAARLGDDELLAAHAAQAGPAARDLDLARELGIAFAARGQSERAEAIFRFLAVRDLSGGAQRMLEKLERERRQRSRG